The proteins below come from a single Miscanthus floridulus cultivar M001 chromosome 1, ASM1932011v1, whole genome shotgun sequence genomic window:
- the LOC136486491 gene encoding non-specific lipid-transfer protein 2P-like, whose product MAKQAVAMLVALALVVVAAASAGGASAQQCNASQLAVCAPAVISGSAPSAPCCANLRAQQPCFCQYASNPVYSSYINSPNARRTLSSCGIAIPSC is encoded by the coding sequence ATGGCGAAGCAGGCGGTGGCGATGCTGGTGGCACTGGCGCTggtcgtggtggcggcggcgagcgccGGCGGGGCGTCGGCGCAGCAGTGCAACGCGTCCCAGCTGGCGGTGTGCGCGCCGGCGGTCATCAGCGGGTCGGCGCCCTCGGCGCCGTGCTGCGCCAACCTGCGCGCGCAGCAGCCGTGCTTCTGCCAGTACGCGAGCAACCCGGTGTATAGCAGCTACATCAACAGCCCCAACGCCCGCCGCACGCTCTCCTCCTGCGGCATCGCCATCCCGAGCTGCTag